Genomic segment of Mytilus edulis chromosome 12, xbMytEdul2.2, whole genome shotgun sequence:
aagggtgtcttcgtcgaggtccgcgttcgtctgttataaataaacgaggcctggaatggcgttattttcaaatcgttattcgtagtataaacttcgtaaaggataatattttgaatcattcaaaatggcAGACGCAACAGCAGCACCAGCAGTAGCACCAGCTAAATCACCAAAGAAAAAGGcagcagccaagccaaagaagccttCCGCACATCCTAAATACAGCGAGATGATTGGAAAAGCCATCGCCGCTTTGAAAGAACGTGGAGGTTCTTCAAGGCAAGCAATTCTGAAGTACATCATGGCCAACTTCAACGTCGGAAAAGATGCCAAGTCAGTAAATGCTCATTTAAAACTTGCACTCAGAGCCGGAGTTAAGAACAACAGTTTGAAGCAGTCCAAGGGAACTGGAGCATCCGGATCTTTCAGAATTGGAGAGGCTAAAGTAGTTAAAAAGAAGCCAGCAaaggcaaagaaagcagccaaacCTAAGGCCGCCAAGCCGAAGAAGGCAAAGAGCACACCCAAGAAGAAGAAgccagcagcaaagaaaccagctggagaaaaaaaggctgccaaaccaaaggcaaaaaaaccagcagcaaagaaagcagccaagccaaagaagccagCAGCCAAGTCACCAGCAAAAAAGAAGGCAGCCAAACCAAAAGCCAagaagacaccaaagaagaagtaaactgTTCCAGACTTCAGTCTGCAGAGGCTATTCAGCCACCaaaagcccttttaagggctacccaatttattcaaaaagaatctacaattgttgtacattagttatcaaactaaatctagctgagccctacccttttctttacttttctctgaactttgcactggtctctgaaatattttttggggtcacattatttccattgtttgttttatttcactccttatgactatactatttctaacacctaagtatgcagctgggttttttttttttttttgatatattttgtgtagttaggcaccattaaagttatatcagtgtattttcacgcacttatttgaactgaatataactttttctattcagttttcgttagagtgacaatctacgaaaataggaagtcatgctagggttttattgtgctcttttttttagggggaagggggtcaaaatcacacagctaaccttcaaccgaaaaatcatttttgtcattatgtgagtttttccatttctctcttcttcttcgtattcaacttgactgacattttttgttggactttttctacacgtaagcaaagtcaaaggttggctctctatttcatatcaactagtcaatggggaggtaactctaaaattaaactcagtactttttttcagaactatataaataaactgttaaaatgtacataatacaaaagatgtataacgtatcgtaaaaatcagattagtagcaaatgaatgcagtgacgtttgtctgttatttatttatttttttatttattacttgtcaaaattactacaataatattgtgtattaaaagttaaaaggaaactctaaagtatggaggtttttgttcaacctttaacagttctgcaattattttgtcattttattacctgcgatttattatgcaaatttcactattctctacctttcgaatttcatctttgttttactcgtgtataaaataaatgcacctacttgtttctatgtttctttcaaatggttgtcctgtgttttttctcttcttttttctctctgttatttAGTGCGCGACGACTTGACTGTATCTTTGCTATGTCATTTTAATCTTTCCACAGCACGCGAGGTGAATAAACCCGAAACAATACAGTGACGTCACACGTGACTACTGTGATGAACAGAAAcaaggatggatggacggacagtggtacaaaaagtaagaaaaagttatttctctgataaaaggtatcgcgtgaattgtaggttcacggtataggttttttctctcatttttgaagatcatatatacagttgtctataattgcttacatccacttcctttgaactatggtggatagttgtctcattggcaatcataccacatctccttattttcatattgaaatgacagcaacttaacgacacacacaaacatagcctgctagtatatacgtacatgggagactgaaaaattctgtgcttattggtaaatgataaaaaaaaacattaaaactttaaggtatgctatgactaagctttaaatataaggtagatagggagtaggaaacacacatattttttttttttatttggccttaatgaagaagaaaagcacacacacaatatattagaacttgtactaacatccattaaacgctatgctaatatatgtctttaaaagagaaccattattttattttaatttattttttcttcgtttcaatcttggtttttgattctttttacattaaatctgtttttactgttgcaatagtttacaaatatttttagtccaaatacaattcattgataatatatccccccttttttgtccggattttttttttttttttttttttgaaaaagggggggggggggctggaggtTTAGTTAAATGCAGTGGAAAAATGTTTTGCCCAAAGTCCAATGGTTCACACTGATGTGTTTTTGTCCTTCTGTCTCTTTTTAATCGTCCGTGTCACGGGATGCTGCTTCACCCTTTACCGGTTCTGGTTTCACTTGCATAGCTTATATAGGTATAATGCATATGTATAGCCAGAGTCTTCACTGTGACACACATTCCCCTTTTTGAggggaaataaataacttttgtaattgtcaattaagatacaaatgatatgtaccactgtcgaattataaaactacaaaaatcttcgtgttttgtttttgttttgttgattttttttgtttgtatcgaAACTTTCAGGCGGCCAGGCCACTTTGAGCTCAGATCATcggttattgataataaaattaatgaaatatattttgttgaaaaatatggtatattcgaTAAGACATATTCGAGTTTTTGACTTGAAAGTGCGCAAATTGTACATGCAAATGGAAATAAAAGCGAAGACGCATCATACAGAACAGTTGTTCAGTGCCTCAGATCCACTGAAAACAAAGTCGCTCTCTGAAAAGTTCCCAACGctagattaaataaaaagatgtttcaaattcgtattctagatattgggtttgttcattcgactcttgaatgtttgcgaaatttcgctcgggttgaataaaaatgttatttgaagttttagtaaaaatctgcaattaaacaatggcgcgtgaactttttgtgtgtttccctctagctggaaacaaacttattacgaggaggaacatgcttccagtgaataaaaacggaaagaaacctaaagagaaatgatttttcttcctctgtacaattttacgacgatagaatatttgtgtaatgagaaaaactcgtaaattttctgtcaacatACCTGCGAAGACAATTCAGTCGGTTCTACTTTAACTATTAATATCTTTTTACTGTGTACATCGAAAAATACACAGTTTATCTAACATGCAAGATTAATGACTGTTGAGCAATTTGGTatgctatatgtgaatgtttttgatagaattatactataaattatcataaaagtcttcgaagaagcacataatcattttaccgagatcgcgtaatggattttacaagttatttttaagggtgtcttcgtcgaggtccgcgttcgtctgttataaataaacgaggcctggaatggcgttattttcaaatcgttattcgtagtataaacttcgtaaaggataatattttgaatcattcaaaatggcAGACGCAACAGCAGCACCAGCAGTAGCACCAGCTAAATCACCAAAGAAAAAGGcagcagccaagccaaagaagccttCCGCACATCCTAAATACAGCGAGATGATTGGAAAAGCCATCGCCGCTTTGAAAGAACGTGGAGGTTCTTCAAGGCAAGCAATTCTGAAGTACATCATGGCCAACTTCAACGTCGGAAAAGATGCCAAGTCAGTAAATGCTCATTTAAAACTTGCACTCAGAGCCGGAGTTAAGAACAACAGTTTGAAGCAGTCCAAGGGAACTGGAGCATCCGGATCTTTCAGAATTGGAGAGGCTAAAGTAGTTAAAAAGAAGCCAGCAaaggcaaagaaagcagccaaacCTAAGGCCGCCAAGCCGAAGAAGGCAAAGAGCACACCCAAGAAGAAGAAgccagcagcaaagaaaccagctggagaaaaaaaggctgccaaaccaaaggcaaaaaaaccagcagcaaagaaagcagccaagccaaagaagccagCAGCCAAGTCACCAGCAAAAAAGAAGGCAGCCAAACCAAAAGCCAagaagacaccaaagaagaagtaaactgTTCCAGACTTCAGTCTGCAGAGGCTATTCAGCCACCaaaagcccttttaagggctacccaatttattcaaaaagaatctacaattgttgtacattagttatcaaactaaatctagctgagccctacccttttctttacttttctctgaactttgcactggtctctgaaatattttttggggtcacattatttccattgtttgttttatttcactccttatgactatactatttctaacacctaagtatgcagctgggttttttttttttttttgatatattttgtgtagttaggcaccattaaagttatatcagtgtattttcacgcacttatttgaactgaatataactttttctattcagttttcgttagagtgacaatctacgaaaataggaagtcatgctagggttttattgtgctcttttttttagggggaagggggtcaaaatcacacagctaaccttcaaccgaaaaatcatttttgtcattatgtgagtttttccatttctctcttcttcttcgtattcaacttgactgacattttttgttggactttttctacacgtaagcaaagtcaaaggttggctctctatttcatatcaactagtcaatggggaggtaactctaaaattaaactcagtactttttttcagaactatataaataaactgttaaaatgtacataatacaaaagatgtataacgtatcgtaaaaatcagattagtagcaaatgaatgcagtgacgtttgtctgttatttatttatttttttatttattacttgtcaaaattactacaataatattgtgtattaaaagttaaaaggaaactctaaagtatggaggtttttgttcaacctttaacagttctgcaattattttgtcattttattacctgcgatttattatgcaaatttcactattctctacctttcgaatttcatctttgttttactcgtgtataaaataaatgcacctacttgtttctatgtttctttcaaatggttgtcctgtgttttttctcttcttttttctctctgttatttAGTGCGCGACGACTTGACTGTATCTTTGCTATGTCATTTTAATCTTTCCACAGCACGCGAGGTGAATAAACCCGAAACAATACAGTGACGTCACACGTGACTACTGTGATGAACAGAAAcaaggatggatggacggacagtggtacaaaaagtaagaaaaagttatttctctgataaaaggtatcgcgtgaattgtaggttcacggtataggttttttctctcatttttgaagatcatatatacagttgtctataattgcttacatccacttcctttgaactatggtggatagttgtctcattggcaatcataccacatctccttattttcatattgaaatgacagcaacttaacgacacacacaaacatagcctgctagtatatacgtacatgggagactgaaaaattctgtgcttattggtaaatgataaaaaaaaacattaaaactttaaggtatgctatgactaagctttaaatataaggtagatagggagtaggaaacacacatattttttttttttatttggccttaatgaagaagaaaagcacacacacaatatattagaacttgtactaacatccattaaacgctatgctaatatatgtctttaaaagagaaccattattttattttaatttattttttcttcgtttcaatcttggtttttgattctttttacattaaatctgtttttactgttgcaatagtttacaaatatttttagtccaaatacaattcattgataatatatccccccttttttgtccggattttttttttttttttttttttgaaaaaggggggggggggctggaggtTTAGTTAAATGCAGTGGAAAAATGTTTTGCCCAAAGTCCAATGGTTCACACTGATGTGTTTTTGTCCTTCTGTCTCTTTTTAATCGTCCGTGTCACGGGATGCTGCTTCACCCTTTACCGGTTCTGGTTTCACTTGCATAGCTTATATAGGTATAATGCATATGTATAGCCAGAGTCTTCACTGTGACACACATTCCCCTTTTTGAggggaaataaataacttttgtaattgtcaattaagatacaaatgatatgtaccactgtcgaattataaaactacaaaaatcttcgtgttttgtttttgttttgttgattttttttgtttgtatcgaAACTTTCAGGCGGCCAGGCCACTTTGAGCTCAGATCATcggttattgataataaaattaatgaaatatattttgttgaaaaatatggtatattcgaTAAGACATATTCGAGTTTTTGACTTGAAAGTGCGCAAATTGTACATGCAAATGGAAATAAAAGCGAAGACGCATCATACAGAACAGTTGTTCAGTGCCTCAGATCCACTGAAAACAAAGTCGCTCTCTGAAAAGTTCCCAACGctagattaaataaaaagatgtttcaaattcgtattctagatattgggtttgttcattcgactcttgaatgtttgcgaaatttcgctcgggttgaataaaaatgttatttgaagttttagtaaaaatctgcaattaaacaatggcgcgtgaactttttgtgtgtttccctctagctggaaacaaacttattacgaggaggaacatgcttccagtgaataaaaacggaaagaaacctaaagagaaatgatttttcttcctctgtacaattttacgacggtagaatatttgtgtaatgagaaaaactcgtaaattttctgtcaacatACCTGCGAAGACAATTCAGTCGGTTCTACTTTAACTATTAATATCTTTTTACTGTGTACATCGAAAAATACACAGTTTATCTAACATGCAAGATTAATGACTGTTGAGCAATTTGGTatgctatatgtgaatgtttttgatagaattatactataaattatcataaaagtcttcgaagaagcacataatcattttaccgagatcgcgtaatggattttacaagttatttttaagggtgtcttcgtcgaggtccgcgttcgtctgttataaataaacgaggcctgga
This window contains:
- the LOC139497886 gene encoding histone H1-delta-like yields the protein MADATAAPAVAPAKSPKKKAAAKPKKPSAHPKYSEMIGKAIAALKERGGSSRQAILKYIMANFNVGKDAKSVNAHLKLALRAGVKNNSLKQSKGTGASGSFRIGEAKVVKKKPAKAKKAAKPKAAKPKKAKSTPKKKKPAAKKPAGEKKAAKPKAKKPAAKKAAKPKKPAAKSPAKKKAAKPKAKKTPKKK